In Panicum virgatum strain AP13 chromosome 5K, P.virgatum_v5, whole genome shotgun sequence, the genomic window gccgggtggcggagcgcacccgcctattcccagtgagggagaactcggggaagtactaggcggttAGGCTAATCTAGCACTGAGGCAAGCACACatgaacacacgatctagagtggttcgggccgccggagggtaataccctacgtccactgggagaagtattgttTTTGGTTGtatatgaacctatcctctgcccgGCCTTGGCCTTTTTCCAGCCtgagccttcttctagcgggcgcccccccttttatagatcaaggggtgcggatacattggtcgttgaggccccgacaagtgggcccaacgtgactgtgtagtatactgcgcagagtacttaaatggctacagtagttgtgaatcttttctccgatatgcttccatgccctgctagCGCTCTGACtcagggaggtcttctcttatcccgtcagcaaggtgcccgttggggaaacgtagcttgcggcgtagcctgttgaggctattatgtaggtgtcataatgggtgaagccgagccgtcgtgtccatctgtcatggcagactgacaggcgcggcgtgggcggcgccagcggctccactacacgtcttggtaatacgcgatcaataatgtcccctggtcaaagactcgcctcggcttctgctatatcaatgcggacgttcacctaccgcaatgaatgcagtggtaggtgaacctttagtatggagaccaagtggCCTTACATACGTGTATGTGCctgcagacacgtggcagctccaGACCTCCCGGGGCGgggtgtcgattccttcccttagtgaggggtccggttactacacagggggtccgggaccccatgtggggtccgggaccacGCGGGGGTCTggacctccacgggaggtccggagcccccgtctgttcgggctgagcgcctgcttctCCCGAAACACGTGGTGCTCCTAGACCTTTCCCAGCCggaggacgggtccgggaccgttgttggttgaacagggctccggaccgcaggggtccggctgtttggacgtagtcaatgataaccacaaggctcttgcctagacacagcaagagggggtaccccagtcctggggtaccgacacatACAATGCGAATTATGCAATTTGCAAGCCATATCCTTTTATCCGAGCAACATATTGTTATACTGGGATCCTTTTTCTGTACAACCTTTATTTGGGCAGAAAATATCTCTCTGTGATATGGACTTATAGTGAACTTATTGAGGAAATAAGGGCCAATTTCGGAACTTAGTGAACATATTAGCGACATTCACACCTCACAAGGAGCATTTACCCCCTCCTAAGTCCTATTCATTATGTGCAAAGCTGTCTTGGTTTTGAATAGCAATTGGATTACGGAAACCCTGACATCCATTTTTGGACTATCCAGATTGGTTTGGCACTGAAGAAGCTATTTGCAGAGGGTGTAGTGAAGCGCGAAGATCTATTTATCACCTCTAAGCTATGGTATGCTTAAATGTCTGATGATATTCCTGTAGTTATGTCTCTGCTGTTCAATTTGAGTATACAGATACCTACTTGAAGTTTTGATCATCAAACATCTAACTGATTTCTGGATGGCTTTGTTTCCAGGAATGATCACCATGCTCCTGAAGATGTGCCCGAGGCACTAAATGAAAGCCTGAATGATTTGCAGCTTGATTACTTGGATCTTTACCTTGTACGCATCTTCCTATTACAATTCTGATTTTCTCTATTTTGGTCTCTATATCATTAATATCTTGCTTCGTGTGTACTGATGTCCCTACTTTTATATattcattttatttatttctttttaacaAAGACAAGTCTCCTCAGTAAGCAAGGAGCATTTGTCTGAACTACATTATACCTTAAAAGTTGATCAGAATTACAGGCAGAATTCTATTATCAATGCTAGTCTGCTGTGTGTTGTTTCTATAGTTTATAATGTGGAAGGTGGAAATAAGGTTTTCTCTGTCGTTTGTTGAATATGTGAGCTCCTATTCCCTGAATGTGTCCATTCAGTTACCCATATTACATGAATGTTTCTCCATCTTATTTGGCATAGCCTGCCATTGAATTCTTGATATCTGGTGTGAAATTGTTTCAAGTTCACTACTGCTGTTTTATTTTGGCATCCGGAATACATTGCAGAAAAAAAGATTGCATATGttctatgatttttcttttatgttgttCAACATTTCTTTCCTGGTATCTTCAGCTTAAAGCTAGATGATTACATGTTGGAACTGTTTATCATGGTCTTCACGAATAAATTAAAATATCTGATcatctttttattttgtagATTCATTGGCCATTTAGCGTGAAGAAGGGAACAAACACCAGCCCTGAAAACTTCGTTACACCTGACATCCCTGCTACCTGGGGGGCAATGGAAAAGTTATATGATGCTGGCAAAGCCCGTGCAATTGGTGTGAGTAACTTCTCATCAAAGAAATTGGGGGACTTGCTTGCTGTAGCTCGTGTATCTCCAGCTGTTGATCAGGTGGAGTGTCATCCTGGCTGGCAGCAAACTAGGCTCCATAGCTTCTGTCAGTCAACTGGTGTTCATCTTACTGTAAGTCTAATTACCTCCtatatttctattttttaatcTGAAATTCTGAATACCTTGTAAATTTCTTTATCTCTAAAAGGGCTGCATTGCTtttgttaaataaaaaaattgttctTGCTAATTTTATTCTGTATATATTTTGCAGGCTTACTCGCCACTAGGTTCACCTGGTACTAGTTGGATGGACGGTAATGTCCTTAAAGAACCAGTAATCATCTCAATAGCTGAGAAACTTGGGAAAACACCTGCACAAGTGACTTTGCGCTGGAACATTCAGATGGGTCACAGTGTACTACCAAAGAGCACAAAAGAAGAAAGGATAAAGCAAAACCTTGATGTTTATGATTGGTCTATTCCAGATGATTTGCTTGCAAAGTTCTCTGAGATTAAGCAGGTATATATGCATTCGATACCCTTACAATACTTTGATGAGAAAATTGCATTGGTATTTATTGATAATAATTAGACATTTTTATAGGATAAGATGATATTCAAAATTGCTCTGTTATGTTTCTCTAAAATCGTATGATTTTTTTCCTCGAAAGTGCAGagtgcaggagagctgcgcatcattACATTAAGTAAAATCATATGATTTGACTTCATCCTGATAAATAAACCCATGTATAATTCTCCTTTAGAGAGTGCTCACCTGCACCTGGAGAATGCTAAATGATATTTAATAGTGAGTAGCATTTGTAGTTCTTTTTAGCTTTCTTGGAGTTGGAAAACCGATGGTTCTGTGACAGGTTTCTGGTAAGGGTGCCTGCTCCCCTTGATCATTCTTGTGCAGAGGAACACATGCAGCTGCAATATTTactataaatatattattataaatTTTAATGTGATTCTGTCTTAGTGAGATGCTGCCCCATTCCCTGTACGCACCTATACATACCAGCTGAAAGTTTGTGTTCAACTTTGGCTATTATGTGCTGACATTAGTCTGGATGGAGTGCTGTTTTATTCACTGTCACTGGCAGCATTAGCTATACCTAGGGTGGAACCAAATCCACCACCATTGTCTAATGATCATGATTGATTACTACATAGGGAAATGCTATGTTTCCTTGGCTATATTGTTCAATATACACAGCTTCATGTTCCAATGGGTCCACAGAAGACACTAAAAACTCATCTTGGCCCCAGTCATCAATCTTTTTGTGGAACAATATATTGACAGTGGTGTTGATCATATACATATAGCACAATGTGCATTTTCCATGTTTCACGCAACTCATGTAGCAATTTCTTGACCGTTTTTCAAGCAATGCAGTCCATTACTATCTTGCATCTATTTTCCCTTGAGGACCTTTTCACACGGCAAGTATGAGCGTCTGACAATTTTATTTTGTCATCTTCAGACTAGACTGCTCAGAGGCAACTTCATTGTTAATCCTCAGAGTGTTTACAAGACCCACGAGGAGCTCTGGGACGGTGAACTGTAGGAAGGATCCCATTGTTGATCCTGAGCAGGGAGCTGCATACGTTAGGGCCTGTCAGTCAGTTCATTTTTATCTCTGAATTTGCTCGTCACGAATGAAGGTTCAGTTGCACGAAAGCTCCAATTAATGTCCTGTACCGCGAGCTACGGTTTAGCCTAGGATCTTTGGTTTCTGGTGCCTTTGAGCTGTGGCCTATGCAGTTAATCTGCTGGCATTATTTATCCAATTATCCTGTGCTGCGTGCTAGTTTGTATCAATCACTGGAAATTGCATCATTTATCCTGAAGACTTGAGCTATTTTCTTATGCCCTAttcattttttctctctctgaatTTTATGAACGTGCAATGCAAACAAACGTGTGAAAACATGGTGGTCAGAGGCTGCTCAGAGGCCAGTCCTTGGTCAATCCACGGAGTCCTTTGTCAATCGTTCCTGGGCAGGGAACATCAGCGAGCAACAATCACTAGCGCTAGCTAGCCATCGCTttggaaatttttattttgttcggctggctgtagATAGtagttggtgctgatttgttattagagaaaagtactgctagtTGGCTCGTAGCTGGTGGCTGATGTTGATTTGGTGTACAAAAAATATCGTTGGCTGATTGCAGCGAACAGAGGGTTTATTTTCCTGCAAACTCAATAAACTTCGGCATCGTTTTTTCGGTTTCTTGattcgattttttttttggcgccTGCGGCCTTGTGCTCCACCCGTTCTGCACACCCTCGTCCTTGTGATACGCTTAATGGCATCTCCCGAATCTGGCATATAGTAGTATTCTGGCCGTGTTGGgatgttttgtaaaaaaaaattgcgatgaaatcttgctaatttgaaatactaaatgaagtctatttataaaaaaattttcacagatgggttgtaaatcgcgagacgaatctaatgatactaattaatccatgattaattaataattagcggatggttattgtagcatcaatgttgcaaatcatggattaagtaggctcattagattcgtctcgcgatttacagcccatccatacaaaaagttttgtaaatagatttcatttggtactccatgcatgtgtcgaaatattcgatgtaacGTTTTTTTAGTTTATGTGGTTTATGAGATGGCATGCGCGACGAATGTTGCAAATCATTTAGCGGATGTGACGTCTAGCCTCCATATAGGCTAGACGCGACTGACATGCGGGCCCCGCTATTTCGGCATCTTCAGCTCGTTCTCCTTGGCCCGCGCGCCCCACTGACCGGGGCACGTCAGTCCGTGGCAGTTTCCGTCTCTAGTCTTTCACCCCTCCCCGTCGGTCTCGGGTtctcggcggcggagaggaAAGCGAGGTAGGAGATGGCCACCTATTTCATGCTCAACACCGGCGCCCGCATCCCCTCGGTGGGGCTCGGCACCTACAAGGCCGGCCCCGGCGTCGTCGGCGACttgatcgccgccgccgtcaaggtcctctctaccccccccccccccccccccccccaagccgTTTCTGCTCCGAGCTTTACTACATCCGCGTGCTGTTCCGAGTTTGTTTTGCTCACAAGTTTGCTCTGTGTGCGTGCTGCTTGAACCCTGGCCTTGATTCTGCTTGCTTGCTCGTCATGGCAGGCCGGGTACCGGCACATCGACTGTGCGCGCCTGTACAACAACGAGAAGGAGGTAGTACTTATTTATCCCGTAAATCGCGTACCAAAGAACCACCTCAAGTTTACGATTTTCCTGTGGCATCTCTGTTGGTTCAAATCAGTACCTTCTTGTGTCCCCCGCCCTAGATTGGTGTTGCTCTGAAGAAAGTCTTCGATGACGGCGTCGTCAAGCGAGAAGACCTGTTCATCACCTCCAAGATATGGTAGTATACTTCCTTGGAGTTGACCCTGAAGCCTCAGGGTATTGATTCCCTAGCCAATTTATCATTATGTCCATCAATCTCGTAACAACCGGAGAATCAAGCTTTGCAGGTGCAGCGACCTCGCACCCGAAGACGTTCCGCTGGCAATCGACAGCACTCTGAATGTTTTGCAGCTGGATTACCTTGATCTCTATCTGGTAAAATCACTATTTACACAGCAACATTGGGCGGAAAAAAAAAGGTTGCCATTTTGTTTTGGTACTAACAGGTGACAGCTATCAACTATGGGATTTCTGTAGATTCATTGGCCCTTTCAGATAAAGAAAGGCAGTGAAGTTAGTCCTGAGAACTTTGTCCAGTTTGATATGCCCAAGACTTGGCAAGCAGTGGAGAAGCTGTACGATTCAGGCAAAGCTCGCGCGGTCGGCGTGAGCAACTTTACGTCGAAGAAGCTGGCCGATTTGCTTGCTATAGCCCGTGTTCCTCCCGCCGTTAATCAGGTGGAGTGCCACCCCGGCTGGCAACAGGCGAAACTCAGAGCGTTCTGCCACTCCACTGGAGTTCATTTCTCTGTAAGTCAACATAGTTTTAAGCTTGCTTGGCATGTAAGATTATGGGCTTAGTTCTCATGTTCTAATTCAATCTGTAGGCGTATGCGCCTCTGGGAAGGATGAAAGTTGTTGCGAATAATCCGGTGGTGACATCAATAGCCGAGCTCTTGGGGAAGACTCCGGCGCAGGTTGCCCTACGGTGGGGAATTCAACAGGGTCAGAGCGTGCTTCCTAAAAGTGCCAATGAGTCAAGGTTGAAGGAGAACATTGGCCTGTTTGGTTGGTCTATTCCTGACGAACTGTGTGCCAAGTTTTCTGAAGTTGAACAGGTAAAACCATTTTTCAGTTATTTATCTGAGGCGCAGAAAATGCAATATTTAACTTCAATTTTCACTTGTTCAATCTGGATATGTGCAAGTCTGCATATAAGTGCTGTATCTTGTAACATAGTACTTCAGTTGAACTGCCGTTACTACACTGGACAATTGCACATATGACTGCTTTGCTTGCTGATTTTGTGTGCGATTTGACAGAACTGACACTGAAATATGTCTTCTTCATGGTGAGCAGGTTAAGCAGATCAGAAACGATTCATTTGTGCACCCTCAGAGTATGTACAAAACAATTGAGGAGCTGTGGGACGGTGAGATCTAAATGAAAATCATCACCGTTATGAAATCAAATCCGTGACAAGAGTTAACATTCATGCCATGAAATTGGCACACTTTTTACCTTTGGAGGGAAAAATAATGAAATAGGAGGCATCATGCTGTCGTTGTGAAGTTCGTTCAGAAAGAAACGAGCATGGCGCGGATTCTGTTGCATTTTTTACAGGATTAAGTCATATTAGCATTGTTTTTTTTAGCAAGTCATGTCAGCATTGTTGCATGGTCTGCCTGAAGATCCAGTGGTGAGGCTAGGAACAAAGCATAGAACAAACAAATTTACAACaactctcttttcttttctgttcTAGTGCACGTTGTTTATCGATGCCTCAATAGCTTTGGTCGTAGTTTTTTAAACAATTGAAAAACCCCGGCCTGTGGGTTTCCACTCGGCCTTGGGCATGTAAGCTTTTTCATTCTTCTGCTTAATACAATGAAGCTCTCCTTCATATTCCCGGCCTGACCAAGCTTTCACTACATTATTTCAGCACATTTGACTGATCACAGAGCTTTGAGCATAGTTTAGTCCTTTATTCCATAAACAGTTAGAAACTATGAGAAAACATCAAGCAGCAGATGACCACCTCTTAAGCTACGCAAGAGCAGCTGCAGACGTGCAGCGGCGCTGACAGAAGTTGGTGAGCATGTCCGCGCACCGGTAGACGGGTGGTTCATGCCTGATGCTGCCGCTGTCCGCGGTGTACTTGACGCAGTTCCTGCACGCCGGGTGGCACCCGCGCTCCGAAACGTCCAGGCAAGTGCACATCGGCGGGTGCATCAGGAGGCACAGGCCGCACTTGTCGCAGCACGGCCACGCCCTCGCGTTCGTGCCCTCGGCCAGCGCCGCTCTTCCTTCCTCCAAGTTCCCTGCGGCAACCAGTTGAGCGAGCCAAACCGTGCCTCCTACTGTCCTAGGCTCCTAGCTAGCAACAAGATGTTCTGAAAATTtggaggagaaaaaaaaatctctcacCTTTGCCTGGTGGCGGAGTTGCGAGGAGGACGAGAATACCCAGTGTGACGAATAGCACCTGAGGTCTCATGTTTGTCTGATGGTCTCCCTTCGCCAGAACAGCCAGTGTAGCAAGTCTTTTGCTTGGATCTCCCTGCTCCTGCCGGGTCTCCTTTATAGGAGGAGGTGCCTGGCAGAGTGACACAGCTGTGTTGGCCGTTTGCTTTGTGCACTGAGAAGAGAGCAAAATGACATatcataaagaaaataaataaagaaaacaaTGCTTAGATGAGGACGTATTACACGTCAACAGTCGACTCGAGAAAGTGCAAATGTGCAATGATGCAGTACGTCGTTCCCTATCTATAGACCTTGGTTTTTCAAGAACCATCTCCGCCGttgaggatttttttttaaaaaaaaagggaaatcgTTCTCCATCGAGGAATACAGTTCCTCTAATTTTGGTACACTTCTTCCTTGGCCGGCAGCTCATGTTGCCGTTGGATACCCAGCATCCATATCCAAACCCATACCCATTATATTTGGGTAGGGTATGAATTTATCCATCTATACTTGGGTATAGGTAGGGTAGACGCGGATAATACCCGTTTAAACTATTACCCATTATACGTAGCTGCGAGCTGGCGATATGCCTGGTTCCCTGAGTGCAGGACCGGCGGGAGTTGCAGGCGTGCAGCACGCTCGCATCCTCGCCGCGCGCAGCTGCTCAGCGCGCGCGCACGTGCAGGCGCCGCCCTCCAGCTGATGCTCTGGTTCTAGGTTGAGCACCCTGACAACCATGGCGTCGAGCTCGAGCCTTGACTGACGGCACAACTACACAAGTTCTCCATCTAACGATCCAATCAGGAGCGCGTGTGCGCCTTGCCGTTGCTCTTCCAGCGAAGGCTGCGACACATGAACACAGGCGCAGGGGagcactagctagctagttgcATGATGGTGTGAGTAGTGAGTTGAGAGCTTACCCATGAATTATCTATACCCATTGGGTAATTACCCACTCatttaaatataaataaattggGGATGGATAATATACGGGCATGGGCATGAGTGACCCGTTCCTTCCCCAACGGCATGGTGACCGGCAGCGGAGGTGAGGTGGCGCCGGATTGGACCCCGGTCGGCCGTGCCGCCGGCAGGGGCAAGAAAGCCGTGTGgaaggcggcggggcgcgggcggggcggcacggcgcggcgcggcgagagCTGCCAGCTGAGGCGGAGGACGACcgggcagaggaagaagaagcttcTGCGATGGATATGCCGCAAATCGCACCTCCCCACGCTAATTTGAGCCACTTTAACAAAGGAGATCTCCATAAGCTGGACGAGCACCGGCCCGTCAGAGTTCCACCTGGGATGCAAATCCCGCTGTGAAAAAAACGAGTAATTAGTGTATTGCAAACCTCCCCACCCCTGGACCACCTATATAACGTCGGCAGCCTCTGTCCCATCACCTGCCTTGCCGCGTTCCAGAGGGCGCCGCGTGTCGACCATGCCGCCATGCCTAGAGGTGGTAAAGTGTcctaaattttaattttaaaaatcTAAGAGCCGAATTCTAAAAAAATtggactctaatcttatataattttaaattaaaaaatttaaatatattattagaCTGTGAAAAGACCACTAAAACCATAAATCATtaccattaccacccctagccaTGCCCGACCATGCGAGGGCAAACGGTGCCGCCTCCAGGGTCTGCACACAGCCGCTCGAGCAAAGCAGGTACCTGCCCCCGAACTAGGCGCTATTTAGGGTGCTATATGTAAATTCTTAGTGGTTCATTAAAAATTTAGGTCGCGATTAATAATCACAATTCAATTTAGTAAGTTATTTGCAATTTAATGGAGGTTATATGCAAATATTCGGATCGCAATTATTTAATAATTATGATCAAGAAATGTATCAGATGCAAACCAACATTTCTGTgtaaactatgaaaacttcaatttGAGTCTATTGGATCAACATCCGCACGGCACCGTACCCTCTCCGGCGCCGTTTTCTCCTCTAGTCCTCTTCTCCGGAGCATCCTCTCGACCAAGCGCTCCGGagccttcttcctctccccagTACGCGGCCTTCTCCGGGTGCTCTGCGTGGTGGCGGGTTCTCCGAAGCGGCACAACGGGAGCGTGGTGGTGAGGGAGACCGTAGAGCTCACGGTGGAGGAGGACCAGATCTTCCGCCGGCTTCTCGATGTCGTCGGACACTTCGGCCTCGACATCTCCGGCTGCCGGCggggctccgccgccggcgactgaCAAGAAGATGACAAGAGACGGCGAGATGCAAAATGACAAGTAAAAGGGTACGAGTACGACACGCCGACGCTCAGACACACGACACGAGCGAGCAAGAGACATCGGACGCTGTCCTGCATCACCGTTGCTTATCCATTCGAGGCTTTTTCCACCAGAGCTCCTCTTGTGGCGGAACTCACATGCAACCTCCTTCCCGCCCATCACAGAACAAtcttctattatcttattatttggccaacaaacagagCCTCTACATTCGCTCTTAAAGCCTAaaaattctcacattaatcaaaaaaataaaaattactcaccactgtcattataataaaaattagcttaAAATACTCCTatgtctaattaaaaatcacccaccaatgtaattatgaaaaattaaatataaaatatcatttagctacgtatcagttacaaatatatattattaataaaaactaaagttaacaacaatcaatcaaaataaaatgaaaataagaataattatttgcataatattattaatgctcaataaatcaaattgttattataggtatatcatagttgaattgtttcaatcaataataagacataatttacgataatgaacagtatgatgtatggtaaaaaaatagtataatattTAAGTAACGATACAACGacatgtaaattttttgaatttttaatactagccgcgcaaatgcgcaggCTATACGCCTAATATATTGGAAACGACGAGCAAGCATTACATGGCCGCATCGCCAGCTTTATTTCTTCGTTCTCTGCATACGGTGCAGAGGGAAGGGAACTAAACAAAAGGCGCAATAAAGCTGCTGGTGTAATAAGCACTACATCTCCGTCATCTTTGCATCGATCTGGAGATGCTAGCAAAACGCCAAGCAGGGGTTGACACTACATGTTTACATTGTTGTCTCAGCACGTAGCTAGCCGAGACAACACCACACAGAGAGCTTTGAGCATACATCTATGCTCGCTCCTTATTCCAGAAACAGCAAGCACGATGCAGTATAGTAGTACGTACTAGCTGAGAGAGACGACGAGCAGGCATCGATCCCTACTACTTATTTCACGTCGATCTGCATCTCGATCATGCAGCGGCAGCGGGGGTGGTGCAGTTGCGCTGGCAGATGCCGAACCTGTAGTCCATGCACTGGAAGCCCGTGaactcgccgtcgtcgccggggACGGGCAGGCAGACCACGCAGAACGAGTGGCACCCGAACCGCGACTTGTCCTTGCACTGGCACACCCGGCTCATCGGCAAGCAGTCGCCGCACTCGTCGCAGCACCACGAGCTCACGCTCGCGCCGACGACCCTgctgccgaccgccgccgctcctcctccttcctcctccccgtgCCCTGCGCGCACAGACCAGACTGATGATGCATGCGTCGATCCGATCGATAACACAACGAAGGAGAAGCGCGCGcgcgcatatatatatatatatatatatatatatatatatatatatatatatatatatatatatatatatatatatatatatatatatatatatatatatatatatatatatatatatataacaaggGTCTCCGCCCTGCTGATCGATCACCTTTGCCGCCGAGTGGCAGAGCGGCGAGCACGGCGAGGGCAGCCAGTGTGACGAACAGCACCTGCGGCCTCAtcgtgcttgtttgtgtgttcGGCGAGATCGATCTGCTGATTATTAGCTCGGATGATCAC contains:
- the LOC120708649 gene encoding aldo-keto reductase family 4 member C10-like — translated: MARHFVLNTGAKIPSVGLGTWQSDPVVVGDAVYAAVKAGYRHIDCARVYGNEKEIGLALKKLFAEGVVKREDLFITSKLWNDHHAPEDVPEALNESLNDLQLDYLDLYLIHWPFSVKKGTNTSPENFVTPDIPATWGAMEKLYDAGKARAIGVSNFSSKKLGDLLAVARVSPAVDQVECHPGWQQTRLHSFCQSTGVHLTAYSPLGSPGTSWMDGNVLKEPVIISIAEKLGKTPAQVTLRWNIQMGHSVLPKSTKEERIKQNLDVYDWSIPDDLLAKFSEIKQTRLLRGNFIVNPQSVYKTHEELWDGEL
- the LOC120708653 gene encoding NADPH-dependent aldo-keto reductase, chloroplastic-like: MATYFMLNTGARIPSVGLGTYKAGPGVVGDLIAAAVKAGYRHIDCARLYNNEKEIGVALKKVFDDGVVKREDLFITSKIWCSDLAPEDVPLAIDSTLNVLQLDYLDLYLIHWPFQIKKGSEVSPENFVQFDMPKTWQAVEKLYDSGKARAVGVSNFTSKKLADLLAIARVPPAVNQVECHPGWQQAKLRAFCHSTGVHFSAYAPLGRMKVVANNPVVTSIAELLGKTPAQVALRWGIQQGQSVLPKSANESRLKENIGLFGWSIPDELCAKFSEVEQVKQIRNDSFVHPQSMYKTIEELWDGEI
- the LOC120708655 gene encoding uncharacterized protein LOC120708655 codes for the protein MRPQVLFVTLAALAVLAALPLGGKGHGEEEGGGAAAVGSRVVGASVSSWCCDECGDCLPMSRVCQCKDKSRFGCHSFCVVCLPVPGDDGEFTGFQCMDYRFGICQRNCTTPAAAA